The nucleotide window CTGGGCAAGCCGCGGGACATTGCCGCCGAGCCGGGAGAGGAAATGCAACCTGAGGAACCGAGCCGGTCTGCGGTTGCGTGAGGAATGAAGAGAAGGCGGGTCGATCCGCCTTTTTGACGACAAATCATGACATATCCTTGCACTTTTCCACGCATAATTTCGTCTCTCTCGGCTTAAGAAATATACCGCAGGCAGCCTGTCATTTGGCCAGGATGCAAGTCTTCATGCACTCATTGCGCCTTAGCATGAAGGTCTATCAAGATCTTCTCAACCATATTACCAAGTCATTCATAAAAACTATGGATCCCTTGCGTTGATATAGTTTGGAACCTTTTGTTAACCAATAAAATTCCGCTTTTCTTCAGAAAGTTCAGCTAGGTTTGTTGACAGGTTTGTCTAAAAAGAGCAATCCAATGCAGGAACCGTCGACCATTTACAAGCCGATTGATCCCGATACAGGCGTGAAGACCAAGTTCATCGTCTTTCTGGTCATAATTGTTCTGGCTCTGATGGTGTCAAGCCACCAGAACATCGCTGTTCGACAGATTCCGCTCGTCGTTCTGACGGGGCTGATCGGATATTACTATGTGTTCATCGATTTGGCCCAGAAACGCCGCCGCGAGACCATGCGCCGCGTCATTGACGAGATCAAATCGCGGGACAGCCTGACGGACCTTTCCAATCGCCAGCTCTTTCTATCGGCAGTCTATCAGCGGCTCAAAAGCGCGAAGCATCAGAACACCCCCTTTGCCCTTCTGCTGATCGATATCGATCGCTTCAAGGAGCTTGATACCATCCTTGGTACCGAGAATGGAGATTTGCTGTTGCAGGAGTTCGCACAGCGTCTTTCCCATTTCCAGCAGGACAGAAGCATGGTTGCGCGTCTGTCGGGCAATGAGTTCGCCATTGTCATCGACCAGCTTGGCACCAGCACCTCCTTTGAGCAGCGCATCCAGATCCTGCATTCCTATCTCAAGCAGCCCTATCGCTTCCATGGCCGCCCGATCGACATCACTGTTTCCGGTGGCTATATCCAGTTCCCCAAGCACGGCTACCGGGTTGGCGCCCTGTTGCAAAAGGCCAAACTGGCACTGCTGCGCGCCAAACAGGATGGCCGCAACCAGATCTGCTGCTTCGAACAGCGTCAGGACGTCCGCGCCCATCTTGATCACGAGATTTCGCAGGAGATGGGAAAATCCATTGCCCTTAGCGAATTCAAGCTGCACTTCCAGCCACAGTTCTGCATCGCCACCGGCAAGCAGACCGGCTTTGAGGCCCTGATGCGCTGGCAACACCCGACCCGCGGCTGGATCTCGCCGGAAACCTTCATCCAGATTGCCGAACGCAACGGCCTCATTCTGCCCCTGTCCGAGTTCGCCCTGCGCGAATCCTGCAAAAGGGCGGCGCAATGGGCTCAGCCCTTGCGGGTCGCGGTCAATCTGTCACCGATCCAGTTCAAGAAGACCGATCTTGTGCAGATGGTGGTCAGCATCCTCAAGGACACCGGCCTGCCGCCGGAGCGTCTGGAACTGGAAGTGACCGAAAGCCTGTTCATCCAGAGCAACAAGCGTACGATCGAAACCCTCAAGCAGCTGCGCGAGATGGGCATAACCATTGCTCTTGACGATTTCGGAACCGGCTATTCTTCCCTGAGCTATTTGTCATCCTTCCCGATTGACAAGATAAAGATCGACCGGTCTTTTGTCCGCGATCTGACCACCACCAACGGCAACATGGCCATCATTTCAGCGATGATCGGCATTGGCCGCAGCCTTGATATCGAGATTCTGGCCGAAGGCATCGAGGACAAGGAAACGCTGGAAATGCTGCGCGTTGCCGGCTGTCAGGAGGCGCAAGGCTACTATCTTGGTCGCCCACGGGATCTCGATGCCGAGCCAGGCTTTGAAATGACGCGGTGCGAAACCGCACCGACACCAGCCCAGAAACTCCATCTGATCCGCAATCCCTATCTCTGCGCCTGATTGAATCGCACCACACCTGTTGTCCGGGCCTGTTATCCGGGCCTGTTATCCGGCATTTGCAAGCAAAAGCGTCGGAAGGTCAGAGTCGCCCTAGTTTGGGCAAGATTCTGGCCAATATTGCTTTGATTGAAGCAATCAACTCCTATACCAATGGGCGAACGATCCTGTTCTGATTCTTTGCCGAGCGGCCCCAAATCATGGCATTTCTGATATCCAGTCTTGTTCTGCTAGATGGCTGGCGCCGTCTGCTCATCGCCTTTGTGTTCGGCGCACTGGCGAGCCTCGCCCAGGCACCTTTGGGATGGTTCCCGCTGCTTTGGATCTCGATCCCGGTGTTCATCTGGCTACTGGATTCCGCAGCACTTGGCAAAAGCCCCCGACAGGCCTTCTGGTCGATGGTCCGGGTCGGCTGGAGCTTTGGCTTGGGCTTCTTTCTCTTTACCTTCTACTGGATCGGAGCGTCTTTCCTTGTCGAGGCCGACACCTACGGCTGGATGATGCCCTTTGCCATCCTTTCGTTTGCCGCCGGGCTCGCCCTGTTCTGGGCGCTGGCTGCCGGTCTCGTTGCACCGGTCTGGTCGTCCTCGCCGCTGCGCGTCGTCTGGCTGGCGCTGAGCTGGTCGGCCATGGAATGGCTCCGCGGAACCATTTTCACAGGGCTGCCATGGGGCGGCATCGGGCAGGCGTTGACCTCGCAGACCGTGACGATGCAGGTTCTGGCACTGGTCGGTTCCCAGAGCATGACATTGCTGGCGCCCATCCTCTTCGCGCTGCCGGTGTTTGTCTTTGCCAGCCCCGAGCATCGCAAGACCGGACTGTCGCTGGCCGCCATTGCCGTTCTGCTGTTTGCAGGTCAGCTGGCCTACGGTTTCCAGCGGCTGAACCAGCCGGTCCCAGCGGCAGGCAAACCTGTCGTCGTGCGGATCATCCAGCCCAACATCGCGCAGAAAGAGAAATGGAAGCCGGAAAACCGGTCATGGATCTTAAGCCGTCTGCTGGCGCTGACGACCCTTGATCAGGCGAGCACTCCGCTTCAGGATGTGAACCTTTTCGTCTGGCCCGAGACGGCGGTGCCCTTCTATCTGATAGAGCAGCCAAACGGCCTGTCCGCCATCGCCGATGCCCTGCCGGACAAGGCAACATTGATGACGGGAGCCATCCGACGGGAAACCAACTTTACCAATGACGAACAAGTTTACAATTCCATCTACCAACTGGCCGGAGACGGCCTGATCGTCGCCTCATATGACAAAGTCCATCTGGTACCATTCGGGGAATATCTGCCGATGCTTGACTGGTTGAGGGCGATTGGCCTTGGCCATCTGGCCGAGCAGGCATCCGGATTTACCGCCGGAACGAAAAGAAAGTTGATCGGAGACGATAAACTGGGGAAAATTCTACCTTTGATTTGCTACGAAATCGCTTTTCCCGGCGAGATTCGTTCCTACCCGACAGGCGCAGACATGATTGTAAATGTTACGAATGATGCCTGGTTTGGCTCGACCGCTGGCCCCTGGCAACATTTGCATCTGGCTCGCATGCGTGCGGTTGAAACCGGGCTACCGGTCATTCGTGCTGCAAATACAGGCATTTCGGCAATTCTCGACCCCATGGGCAGGGTCGTTCAAAAACTGGACCTAGAGACCGATGGCATTCTTCAGGCCACCGTACCCGGCGCCCTGCCGCCGACCATCTATGAAAAATTCGGTGACCGAATGTTTCTATTCCTGTGGTTGTTGACTGGTGGCCTTGCGTTAATCAAACAAAGAAAATCCCAAATCCCCTAATTGTAATAATTGACATATAGCATTAATACACGGCACTATTGTAAAATCCTGTTCTCTATAGCAAAAGGCGCATCCGGTTTACAGGATAAAACGCGGGGAGCGGAACCCGCAAATAACCAGACCGACGTGCAAAAAAATTTGTCACACAGAACAACACGTCAAAACAAAAAAGAGAGCCAAATGGCCAGTAAAAAAGCACCGAACCCAATTGACGTCTATGTTGGAAGTCGTGTCCGGCTTCGCCGTATGATGCTTTCTATGAGCCAAGAAAAACTTGGAGAGCATCTGGGCATTACCTTCCAGCAGATTCAAAAATATGAAAAAGGAACCAACCGTATAGGCGCAAGCCGTCTTCAGCACATTGCAACCGTGCTGGAGGTACCCGTTTCCTTTTTCTTCGAAGATGCCCCAGGTACCCCCCAAGAAGCTCAGGGCCTCGCAGAATCGAAGTCGGAAAACTATGTTATCGACTTCCTGTCCTCTTCAGAAGGCTTGCAGTTGAACCGCTCCTTCGTACAGATCAAAGACCAGAAAGTGCGACGCAAGATCGTCGAGCTGGTCCGCGAAATCGCCGGAGAGGGCGCCGAGAGCTAAGCAAGTTTGTTCGAACCGTGCGTTCAGCAGATATCGCTATCTTTCAAGAGGAGTGGTTGGGACACCCCGTGTCGCGCGGCCACTCCTTTTCTGTTCCGGTTTTGCGTACTGGAGGTCAATGAGCTCCGGCAGGGGAGTTGCGTTGTCTGCTGACAGTGATACCCTGACCATCTTCCCCAGTCTTCATTTGTGTCTGGCCAGTTGGTGCCGCTCCTGCCAAAGAACGGCTGCGGTTACCCCCCTCATCTTCTTCCTGACAAAGAATCCCAGATTTCTCAAGTTGTTGGCCAAGAATTCGCAAATGGCGGATTTTCTTTGCATTGCGTCAGGTTTCTTGATGTGATAACGACATGCAGAAACCTTTATATCACAGAAAAAAAGACATTCCCCATGGCCCGTAAAGAATATCTGTTTACCAGTGAGTCCGTATCCGAAGGACATCCGGACAAGATCTGTGACCGTATCTCAGACGCGATCGTTGACGAGTTTATCAGAGCTGATCCGCATGCGCGCTGTGCTGTCGAAACCATGGCCACAACCAACAAGGTCGTTCTTGCTGGCGAGGTCCGGGGGCCTGCCGAAATCGACAGCCACCTGATGGAAAAGGCCGCCCGTCGCGTGATCCGCGAAATCGGTTATGAACAGGACGGCTTCCATTGGGAAAAGGCAGACATCAACATCTATGTACATGAGCAGTCTGCGGACATCGCTCAGGGCGTCGATGAAGCCGAAGGCAAGGATGAAGGCGCTGGTGACCAGGGCATCATGTTCGGCTATGCCGTCAATGAAACCCCCGAGCTGATGCCTGCTCCGATCCTCTACGCCCACAAGATCCTGCGGCTGATTGCGGAAGCGCGCCATTCGGGCGCAGAGACCCGCCTCGGCCCGGACGCCAAGAGCCAGTTGACTTTGCGCTATGTCGACGGCAAGCCGGTGGATGTTGCCTCGGTCGTGCTCTCGACCCAGCATTTCGATGGCAGCCTCACCTCTTCCGACATTCGCGAGATCGTGACGCCCTATATCACCGAGGCACTGCCTGAAGGCTGGCTGACGGAAAAGACCGTCTGGCACGTCAACCCGACCGGCAAGTTCGTCATTGGCGGACCGGACGGCGACGCAGGTCTCACGGGCCGCAAGATCATCGTCGACACCTATGGCGGCGCTGCGCCCCATGGCGGCGGTGCCTTCTCGGGCAAAGACCCGACCAAGGTTGACCGCTCGGCCGCCTATGTTGCCCGCTATCTGGCAAAGAACGTGGTTGCCGCCGGCTATGCCGACCGCTGCTCGATCCAGCTGGCCTATGCCATCGGCGTTTCCGAACCGCTGGCGCTTTATGTGGATACCTACGGCACCGGCACGGTTCGTGATTCCGTGATCGAGAAGGCGCTTTGGGCTACGGTTCCCCTGACCCCGCGCGGCATCCGCACCCATCTCGGCCTCAACAAGCCGATTTACGAGCGCACCGCAGCCTATGGCCACTTTGGCCGTGAGCCGGAGGCGGACGGTGGCTTCTCCTGGGAAAAGACCGATATCGTCGACGCTCTTCAAAAGGCCATCGGCTAACGGCCTCGGCCCAACCAAAAGACCACAACAGAGCTGTTTCTGGCCTGCCCGGACAGATGTGTTTTCAAGACGCATCGAGAACCTGGCAGGCCAAACTGCTATATTCGCCAGCGCACCGCACCGTTCATCCCTTGAGCCTGACCCTCCTGAGCCACCCCTTTGCATGCAGTCCACATCCATGAGTCCAGACTTCCCTGAGCAGCCCAAATTCCGCCCGTCCCAATCCCGTCTGATCGAAAAGCAGATTGAAACCAGCTTCTTCGGTCGCCGCAAGGGCAAGTCACTCAGCCCGTCCCAGCAGCGGCTGATGGACGAGCTGCTGCCAAGGATCAGCCTCAACCCGACCCGTCCCATCAGCGCCGCAGCGGCCCTGTTTGACCATGCGCCCAAAGAAGTCTGGATGGAAATCGGCTTTGGCGGCGGCGAACATCTGGTCCGTCAGGCCGAGAACAACCGCACGGTCGGTCTCATTGGCTGCGAACCGTTTGTCAATGGCGTGGTCAAGGCACTGGCGGCCATTGAGGAAAAGGCGCTTGAGAATATCCTCATCTATGACGAGGATGCGGCACATATTCTGGACTGGCTGCCGGAAGCGTCTCTCGACAAGGTGTTCCTGCTCTATCCGGATCCGTGGCACAAGAAGCGCCACTGGAAGCGGCGTTTTGTCTCGGACCGCAATCTCGAGCGCATCGCGCGGGTGCTCAAACCGGGGGGAATCTTCCGCTTTGCCTCCGATATCGAGACCTATGTCAGCTGGACGCTCGATCACGTTGGCCGGTGTGATGCTCTGGAAGAAAGAAGTGCGTCACCGGAAGAACGGCTGGTTGCCTGGCCCGACTGGCAGCGGACCCGCTATGAAGCCAAAGCTTTTCGCGAAGGCAGAAGGCCGCAATATCTGACGTTTCATCGCATCTAGAAGAGATTCTTCTGCCTCTACTGTAAAAACCCTTGCTTTTTACGGTCTTTCTGTTGTATAGACGTCTCAAAATCTAGACATGCTGTTTAGAGTGGGCCAAGACAAGGACCCGCTCTTTTTTATTAGGTAAATACCGATTTATTGGGTAAAAACTGATCCGGCAGACAGGTCTGGTTAAACAGGTAATGATCGTCCGGTATGCTGTCCCGTCTCCACCAAGGGGAGAAACGACAGGCCCCAGCGGCTAGCGCATAGCGGAAAAGCAGTTGCCTTCACTTTAAACGACCACGGTCCGGTCATAGTCAAGCGGACCCCGGTGTAGTGAAATGGAGACAGGCTTTCCCGATGGTTGAGAGCAGTCAGGTAAAAGCAGGAACCGAGCCACGCCTCGTGCTCGAAAAGGGGCTGGAGGCACGCATTGCCCGCATCATCGAACCCGCGATCGTGGATCTGGGCTTCGATCTGGTTCGGGTCAGAATCACCGGTCAGCATGGCTGTACCGTGCAGATCATGGCCGAGGAAACCGACGGCACAATGACGATTGATGGCTGCGAGACCGTATCGCGTGCTCTATCCCCTCTGCTTGATGTCGAAGATCCCATTGACGGCGAGTATTACCTTGAGGTTTCCTCTCCCGGCATCGACCGTCCGCTTGTGCGCGTCAGGGATTTTGTCGCGTGGAGCGGCCATGATGCCAAGATCGAACTGTCCGTTCCGATTGATGGTCGCCGTCGCTACCGGGGGTTCCTTGATGGCGTGGATGGTGACATGCTGAAACTGGTCCTGCCGGATGCGCCGCAGGATAGTGACCCGAACGTGCGTCTGCCGCTTTCGGATCTGGCCGACGCAAAACTTGTAATGACCGATAAACTCATGGAGCTGGCGCTCAAAGCTCAGCCCGCCGAACCGGCCGAGGTGGAAGAAGCCACCGATGCTGACAGCCACGAATAGGAGACACTGACAATGGCAATCAGTGCAAACCGTCTTGAACTTTTGCAAATCGCAGATGCTGTGGCGCGCGAAAAGTCGATTGATCGCATGATCGTGATCGGGGCCATGGAGGACGCGATCCAGAAAGCGGCGCGCTCCCGTTATGGTCAGGAGACCGAAATCAAGGCCACCATAAACCCGCGCACTGGCGAAACCCGCCTTGAGCGGCTGCTGGAAGTTGTTGACGTGGTTGAGGATTACGCCACCCAGATTTCGCTGGTTGACGCCAAGGAAAAGAAGCCGGACGCCCAGATTGGCGATATCGTTTCCGATCAGCTGCCGCCGCTGGAATTTGGCCGCATCTCCGCCCAGTCTGCCAAGCAGGTCATCGTGCAGAAGGTGCGCGAAGCCGAGCGCGATCACCAGTATGAAGAGTTCAAGGACCGCCAGTTCGATATCGTCAACGGACAGGTCAAGCGCGTTGAATATGGCAATGTGACGGTTGATCTGGCCGGTAGCGAGGCCATTGTCCGCCGTGACGAACTGATTGCCCGCGAGGCCTTCCGCCCGGGCGACCGCATTCGTGCCATCATCTATGATATCCGCCGCGAACAGCGTGGCCCGCAGATCTTTCTGTCCAGAACACATCCACAGTTCATGGCAAAGTTGTTTGCACAGGAAGTGCCGGAGATCTATGATGGCATCATTACCATCAAGTCGGTAGCGCGCGATCCTGGCTCCCGTGCCAAGATCGCCGTCGTTTCCAGTGATAGTTCGATTGATCCGGTCGGTGCCTGCGTGGGTATGCGCGGATCTCGCGTGCAGGCCGTAGTCAACGAGCTGCAAGGCGAGAAGATCGACATCATTCCGTGGTCTGAAGATCCGGCGACCTTCATCGTCAACGCCCTGCAGCCGGCTGAAGTAGCCAAGGTGGTGCTGGATGAAGACAGCGAACGGATCGAAGTCGTCGTCCCGAATGATCAGCTATCCCTGGCCATCGGCCGCCGTGGTCAGAATGTGCGTCTTGCTTCCCAGCTAACCGGCTGGGACATTGACATCATGACTGAGGAAGAAGAATCCGAACGTCGTCAGAAGGAATTCAACGAACGTGCCCAGCTGTTCATGCAGGCTCTTGACGTGGATGACATCGTGGCACAGTTGCTCGCTTCCGAAGGCTTCACCTCGATCGAGGAAGTGGCCTATGTGGATGCAAGTGAAGTCTCGGATATCGAAGGCTTCGATGAAGACACCGCTCTGGAAATCCAGAGACGCGCCAGCGAATATCTCGAAGCGGAAGCGGAAAAGCAGAATGAAGAGCGTATCGCTCTTGGCGTTTCCGATGACCTGCTCGAAATCTCCGGCCTGACGATGCCGATGCTGGTGGCTCTCGGCCATGACGGCATCAAGACCATTGAAGATCTTGCCGGCTGTGCAACCGACGATCTGGTTGGCTGGACCGAACGGCAGAATGGTGAAGTGAAGCGCTTCAAGGGTGTCCTGTCCGATTTCGACATTTCGCGCCAGGAAGCCGAAGACATCATCATGCTGACCCGTGTTGCGGCTGGCTGGATTGATCCTTCCGAGCTGCTGACCGAAGAGGAAGCGGCCGAATATGAACAGATGGAAGCCGAAGACGGCGAAGAGTTCGATCTGACCGACGAGATGTCCGACGACATCGAGGCTGATGACAGCGAGGCAGGCGACGTCGAAGACGACGTCGAAGACGACGACGCTTCCGACGAAGATGAGGAAGAAGGCTCTGAAGAAGAGGAAAAAGACTGAAACCGTTTACTCCCGTCGCGGAATTGCAATTGAATTGCGACAGGATTTGACAAAAATGGTCTTGAGAGGATAAACCGTGCCGCAAAAGAGCGAACAGACGACAAGACAATGTCTGGTGACACGGGAAAGCCTTCCCAAAGACCAAATGATACGGTTTGTTCTGGCTCCCGATCTCAGTGTTGTTCCAGATTTAAAAATGCGGTTACCCGGGCGCGGTGTCTGGGTAACGGCTCGGCCGGATCTGGTGAAGCAGGCGGCAGACAAGGGATTGTTTGCCCGCGGTTTCAAACAGAAAGTGCAAAAATGTGACGGCCTTGATCAGCTCGTCACGGACCTGATGGAAAAGGGGTGCCTGTCTGCCCTTTCCATGACGCGCAAGGCCGGCCAGATCATAACCGGATTTGCAAAGGTCGAAACGTCCATTGCACAAAGGGGTGCAATTGGACTAATACATGCGGCAGATGCCGCAGAAGATGGACAGAAAAAACTGGCTCAGGCCGTACGGCGCCATTATGGCAGCGACTGCGAATTACCCATTGTTCGCAGATTCAGCGCTGAGGCGTTAAGCACCGCGCTTGGGTATGGAAATGTGGTACATGCTGCCTTGCTCGCCGGTTCGGCGAGCGGGAGCTTCATCAAACAGGTTGCGATGCTTGATGCCTATTCGCAACCAATTGAACCGGATTCTAGCAGCGGCCCGGACGACCGGTCTGCTGGACAGGCCTCCACTTGGGGGCAGTGAAGGGTATTGACCGAGAAATGAGCAACGAAAACAGCAGCGACAACAATAGCCCATCAGAGAAAAAGACATTGTCTCTGGGCAAAAACGTGGGGCAAGGCACCGTACGCCAGAGCTTTTCTCATGGCCGATCGAAGGCGGTTGTCGTTGAAAAGCGAAAGCGGCGCTTCACTGCACCTGGCGATGCCAAGCCCGCTGCGGCTGGCAAGCCTGCAACGGCGGACGCTGCATCCAGCGACAAGCCTTCTACTGCCTCCGGTCAGGCACAGGCTCAGACCCCGGAACAGCGTTCCGGCGGTGGCCATGCTGGCAACCAGGGCAAGGGCAACGGTGGCCGCGGACAGCGTCAGCGCAACCGTAATGGCAATGGCCAGAATCAGGGTGGTGGCAACAACCCGACTGGACAGCGCAACCTGACATCTTCGGAGAATGCGAAACGCCTTCAAGCGCTTGAAGCGGCGAAAGTCCGCGCGCGCGAGATGGAACAGCGCAAGAAAGAAGATGAAGCCAAGCGCAAGGCCGACGAAGCTCGCCAGGCTGAAGAAGAAGCCCGCCGCAAGATTGAAGAAGAAGCCAAGCGCAAGGCTGAGGAAGCCGCTGCTGCTGCCAAGAAGGCTGAAGACGAGCTCAAGGCACGGGAAGAAGCCAAGGTTGAAAAGTCCGAGGTCAAAACCGGAGAATCAGGCGCGGCCAGCAAGGATCAGCCAGCTCAGGCCAAGACGCCTGTCAAGCATGAGCGCACTGGCAAACACCCCGAGCGTCCGGTCCGCACCGAGGTCAAGGAAGGCGACGACAAACGTCCCGTCAAGGCTCGCGGTCGTCGGGACGACGATGACGATCGGTCCGGTGCCCGTCCGGGTGCCAAGATCAACCGTCCGCAGCGCGGCGGTGTTCGTACCGTTGCCACCGACAGCTTTATCGCTCCGGACGCATCTGCCGAAGGCAAACCCGGTGCAAAGACGCTCAAGCCCGTACCGAAAAAGCCGCGCGTGGAAGAAGCTGCCCGACCTGCCCAGCCAGCCAAGCCGCGTACGGATGACCGTCGCCGTGGCAAGCTGACTCTGACCAACGCCCTCAACGCCGAAGAACAGCGCGAACGGTCTCTGGCCTCCATGCGTCGCCGTCGTGCGAAGCAGAAGGGCGCTCAGAATGATGCTCTGCGTGAAAAGGTCTTCCGCGAAGTTGTCATTCCTGAGACCATCACGGTACAGGAACTGGCACAGCGCATGACCGAACGGGCCGTCGATGTCATCAAGATCCTGATGAAACAGGGCATGATGGTCAAGACCGTCGACGTTCTGGACGCCGATACCGCACAGCTGGTCGCCGAAGAACTCGGCCACAGCGTCAAGCGTGTTTCTGCTGCGGACGTTGAAGAAGGTCTCTATGACAACACCGACAGCGAAGATGATCTGGTATCCCGTCCGGCAGTGGTCACCATCATGGGCCACGTCGACCACGGCAAGACCTCACTTCTTGACGCCATTCGCCACGCCAACGTGGTGAAGGGGGAAGCCGGTGGCATCACCCAGCATATCGGTGCCTATCAGGTTGAACAGAACGGTCAGAAGATCACGTTCATCGATACGCCGGGCCACGCAGCCTTTACCGAAATGCGTGCCCGTGGTGCCCAGTCGACCGATATCGTCATTCTGGTGGTTGCAGCAGATGACGGCGTGATGCCGCAGACGATCGAGGCAATCAACCACGCCCGCGCAGCCAATGTGCCGATCATTGTTGCCATCA belongs to uncultured Cohaesibacter sp. and includes:
- the infB gene encoding translation initiation factor IF-2, translating into MSNENSSDNNSPSEKKTLSLGKNVGQGTVRQSFSHGRSKAVVVEKRKRRFTAPGDAKPAAAGKPATADAASSDKPSTASGQAQAQTPEQRSGGGHAGNQGKGNGGRGQRQRNRNGNGQNQGGGNNPTGQRNLTSSENAKRLQALEAAKVRAREMEQRKKEDEAKRKADEARQAEEEARRKIEEEAKRKAEEAAAAAKKAEDELKAREEAKVEKSEVKTGESGAASKDQPAQAKTPVKHERTGKHPERPVRTEVKEGDDKRPVKARGRRDDDDDRSGARPGAKINRPQRGGVRTVATDSFIAPDASAEGKPGAKTLKPVPKKPRVEEAARPAQPAKPRTDDRRRGKLTLTNALNAEEQRERSLASMRRRRAKQKGAQNDALREKVFREVVIPETITVQELAQRMTERAVDVIKILMKQGMMVKTVDVLDADTAQLVAEELGHSVKRVSAADVEEGLYDNTDSEDDLVSRPAVVTIMGHVDHGKTSLLDAIRHANVVKGEAGGITQHIGAYQVEQNGQKITFIDTPGHAAFTEMRARGAQSTDIVILVVAADDGVMPQTIEAINHARAANVPIIVAINKIDLPAADPSRVRNELLQHGVFVEGLGGDVLEVEVSAKQKLHLDDLLETILMQSEMLELKANPDRTADGIVVEAKLDKGRGPVATVLVQNGTLKVGDIVVAGEQWGKVRALIDDKGEKVDIAGPSKPVEILGFDAAPDAGDQLAVVETEGRAREITDYRIRKNKDLAAAKANRGSLEQMLSNLRESGDSQSFPLVIKGDVKGSVEAIIGALEAIGNNEVSVQILHSGVGGVTESDVTLASASGAPIIAFNVRANAQAKMAAEQKGVEIRYYNIIYDLTDDVKAAMSGMLSPEVRETFIGYAEILEVFNISKVGKVAGCRVTEGVVERGTGVRLLRDNVVIHTGKLSTLKRFKDEVKEVHMGQECGMAFEGYQDLRAGDQIECFRVEEIARTL